A stretch of DNA from Halobacteriovorax vibrionivorans:
CAGTCAAATTGCCGCTACTATCCACACCAGTGTACATAGCATATTGATTGGCCGCTTCGGCCAATTTCTCTCCGGAGAAATTATCCTTTAAGTATTTAACTAGACCGTCTACATCACCTTGATAACTAATATAAGCTTGAGCAAGTTCACGATCTTTATAGGACTCATCAGAAACATTATATCCCGTTGCCTGGCTTGATCTGATTAGACGATCGATATTTGGGCTAACGGTATAACGTCCAACTCCTGTTTTAGAATCAAATTCGTAGAAAGGAGTTGTCGAGCGACTAATTAAATCAGCAACAATTTCTTCGCGATCTTGTCGTCTTAACTCATTTTCAGGATCAACACTATTGAAGTATTCATCCAGATTAATAGTGTCTTTATCAGAATTGCCAATATGATATTGAAGTTGGTTCATTGCGTATTGCTTTGCAATCTCCTTCTTTTTCTTTGGAGTTAGCTCGTTAGTGATTCCAACGCCGTAACCCCCCATACCGCTTCCAAAAACTCCCCCACTCATACCGCCACCAGAAGTAGTTGGGAATCCTCCGCCAGAAAAGCCTCCACTCGGATAGCCTCCTCCTTGGCCCTCACTTGCACCTTCCATAATGACACATTCTACACAGTCGGCCATCTCTGAAAGGTCTTCAAATAAACCATCAAAGGCAAGAATATTTAATGAAAAAAGAATAAGAATCGATAGATTAAGTGCTTTCATACTGCGCTTTTCGACAAAATTCTTTGGTCAATTTAATAATCAGAAAAAATCTAAATAAAAAGGAAATATTAACCTTAGAAGAATGCAACGATGGCACAAAGGACGACAAAAGCGATCAGGTTTAAGATTGCACCAAATCCGATCATTTTCTTCATTGAAACGAGGCCTGTTCCATAAACGATAGCATTTGGCGGTGTCGCGACAGGAAGCATAAAGGCCATATTGCAACTGAAAGCAATGACAAAAGCTGCGGTTGTTGTTGAAAAACCAACTTTTGCTGCAGCCGCAATTAAAATCGGAACAAGAATATTTGCAGCGGCCGTATTACTTACTAACTCAGTTAAAAGAATTGTAATGGCCACAATAAAAATTAGAATAACTGAAAAACTAAAGTTACTAAATATTGTAATGATATTATTTCCAACATACTCTGCAATTCCAGTTTTAAAAAGAGTTGTCCCAAGGGAAAGACCTGAAGCAAAAAGTAACAAAGTTCCCCAATCTATTTTCTTAATGTCCTCTTGCTCCAATAGCTTTGTTTTACTATAGATTGGAAACATAAAAAGTGAGCACGATGCAATGATAGCAACCATGGCCGGTGTCACATACTTATGCAAATAGATGGTTAAAGCATTGGCCTTACCAAGAACAAAAGTTGCAATAGTTGGAGCAAACCAAAAGAAAACCGTTAATGAGAAAATGGCCATTAAACGAAATTCATTATTTGAAATCTTATGGTCCTTTCCTAAGCTTAGAATGAGATCCTTCTTATCAACCTTAGGTATGGACTCTGTAATTTTACTCTTGGCATAAAGAAATAAAATCAACATGAAACCACAACTTAAAGGCAAACCGTATTTAAACCAATCCCAAAATGTTAAGCTCTGCCCTGTATGCTGCTCTAATAAACCCATCGTAATGAGATTTGGGGGTGAACCTATTGGCGTTGCCATTCCCCCGACAGTGGCTGCATAGCCAATAATTAAAAGAAAATACTGTTTTGTAATATCCTCTTTCACTTTAAATGACTTTAAGATACCAAAAGCTATCGAGATCATCATAGCTGCTGTTGCGGAGTTTGAAACCCACATCGAAAAAGTAGCAGTTACAACGATAATTACCGCAAGTGTTCGATTAAAACTTCCATTGATAAACTTTGAACTTAATATTGCAATCGAAATTTTTCGATCTAATCCTAATTTCTCCATCGCACGAGCTAAGAGAAAACCTCCCATAAAGAGAAAGATTATTGGTGAGCTAAAACTACTAAAGGCTTCCTCAAAAGATATAACTCCAAGTAAAACTGTTAGAGCAACTCCCATAAGACCTGATATAAATAAAGTAGTACTTGAAAGTAGCCACTGAACGACAACATAAGAAAAGATTGCTAAGAATTTTTTAGCATTTTCTTCTAAAGGTAAATTTGAAGTATAGACAAGAAAGAAAGCAATGATGCCTAAGAACTGAAAGATGACTGACTTAGCAGTGTTATTCTTCCACTCAGTTCTAAATTCATCATATAAGCTTTTAATCATAGAGTCTTCTTAAGTATCCTCCTGTCGCATTAGCAACAGGAGGAATATTGGATTATTTTAAGAAACTAAAGTGTAATTCATCAGTCTGCTCTTTTGAAGGAACAGATGGAGCATTCGACATCATATCACTTGCTGTCGTTGTTTTTGGAAATGCAATTACGTCACGGATATTGTCAGTTCCTGCCTTTACCATTGTGATACGATCAAGCCCTAGAGCAATCCCACCGTGCGGAGGAGTTCCATATTTAAGTGCATTAACAAAGAAGCTAAATTGCTTTTCAACTTCTTCTTCACTCATTCCAAGAACTTCAAACATTCTCTCTTGAACAGCACCATTGTGAATTCTAATCGATCCACCACCTAGCTCGTAACCATTACAAACGAGGTCATATGCTTGAGCTGGAAGATTCTTTAGAACTTCGTTTTTCACGCTGATTTCTTCATTCATAAACTTATCCATTTCACTTAATTTTGGAGAAGTAAATGGATGGTGTTTTGCGTATAATCTTTCTTCATCAGCTTCAAAGCATGGGAAGTCATTTACCCATAAGAAAGCATATTTCTTATCACTATTTTCAATAAGCTTAAGCTCTTGTCCAAGGTGACGACGTAGAGCATCTGCACTGTCATGAACGATCTCTTCTTTATCAGCAAAGAATAACCATGTTCCAGATTTTGAATCACCATCAAGGTCTGGAAGACTTGATAGATTAGCTAGCACATCGTCAGTGATAAACTTAGAGATACCACCAGATGCTTTCCCCTCTTCAACTTTAAAGAAGGCAACACCTTTTCCACCAAATGGCTTAACAACGTTTACAAAACCATCAAGGATCTTACGTGAAAAAGTTCCCATCGTTGCAGGAACGAACATGGCCTTAACCATTCCACCAGATTCAATAGCATTTTTAAAAACACCAAATTCAGTTTCTTTAAAAAGATCAGAAACAACATGTTGCTTAAGACCGAAACGAACATCTGGCTTATCAGAACCATAATCTCTCATGGCATCGTTATAATTCATTACAGGAATCTCATAATCTGATTCTAATTCAAAAATATTTTTCATTAGATCTGTTGCAAGATTCTTCATGTACTCTTCTGTCGCAAAAGAAACTTCAATATCCACTTGAGTAAATTCTGGCTGACGGTCAGCTCGAAGATCCTCATCACGGAAACACTTACAGATTTGGAAGTACTTATCAGTTCCACCAATCATAAGAAGTTGTTTTAGTGTTTGTGGTGACTGTGGAAGTGCATAAACGTGACCTGGATGAACACGAGAAGGAACAACATAGTCACGAGCACCTTCAGGAGTCGACTTATATAGAATTGGAGTTTCAACTTCAATAAAGTCGTTTTCGTGCATTGTATTTCTAACGTCTAAAGTAATCTTAGAACGTAGTTTTAAAATATCTTGAAGCTTCTTTGTTCTTAGATCAAGGTAGCGATACTTAAGCTTATTATCTTCTGTTGCTTCAGTCGCTCCATATGGAAGAAATGGAATATTGTTAATATCACACTCTGATAGAACTTCTAATTCTTCAACATGGACTTCAACTTCACCTGTTGGCATATTCTTATTTAAAGCTTCTTCTGGACGCTTTGCCACTTCACCTTTAATCATAATAACTGATTCGAGGTGACACTTTTTAAGAAGATCAACGTCGCCTTTGAAATTTGTAAAGTTAAGCTGAGTTAAACCAAACTTATCTCTTAAATCGATAAAAGTAAGTCCACCTAGGTCGCGGTTCTTATTTACCCAACCGCATAGTGTTACTTTCTTACCGATGTCTTCGGCCCTTAATTCTCCTAAATTGTGAGTTCTCATCAAACCCTTAATCTGTGACATGCTAATCCTCTTGATATATAGTTTTTGTGTATGAAATTTATAGCAAATTCTACACATATTCTCAGTATTTTTTTCTACTCAGTCGTTTTGTTTTACGCCACACCTAGTCATGCTCAATTTATCAATAAAAAATGGGGTGTAAACACGATGATCACACCTAGTAAGAAAGAAATTAAGGTATCCTGGGCCGTAAGCGAAAAAGAGAAACGCCAAGGACTAAGTGGACTCAAATCAGAGGCCATGAAAGAAGACGAAGGTTTACTCTTTGTTTATCGTCGAATGATGCCACTAAAGTTTTGGATGCCAAATACATTCTTTGACTTAGATATTATTTTTCTCGATAAGAATTTTAAAGTTGTGGCCATTGAAACTCTTCCTCATTACCCGGGCCGAGAAAACCCTAAGAAGATTCCAATAACAAAGCCTTATCAAAGCCAATTTGTCTTAGAATTACATGCTGGAATGGCAAAGAAATTGAAGATAACGAAGGGCTCCCAACTTAAATGGAAGAAAGCCCTCTCACAGAAGTTTCTGAATTCTCTGGGAATAGAATAAGATACTCATCACGTGCGATATAACCTAAGTGATCGCGAACAAGCTTCTTCTTATACTTATTATTTGTGCGAATTAATTCTAGCTCCTTCATAAGTCCGGCATTCTCTTCTTTTAAGAGATGGGCCTCATGATAGGCTTGATCAAGAGTTGATTTCTTATCAAAGTATTCAATAACGCCACCTTGAGAAAAAATTAAGCGACCTAATAGGAATAGACAAAATCCCCAACAAAGCTTAACACCCCAGCTCGTTACCTCGCCTTTCTTTCTCGACTTTGACTTAACTTTTCTCTTTGCTGAAACTTTAGCTTTTGGTTTCGTTAAAGATTTAGCTTCTGATTGTTGTGCATAAGTCGGCGCGGCCGGTGCTGTGGTCTTCTTTCTAAGTGGTGAAGACATTTCGATATTATTTGAATCAGTAATTGGTTTTCTTGTTGCTGCTGATGCAGTTGTTGATGGCCTTGCAGATGAAGATGGAGCTGACATTGATGCTCTTCTTGCTCCGGACGCTGAAGCTTGTGCTTCTTTTGCCATTCTCTGCTCTCTAAGCTTTGCTAAAACTGATGAACCAGAAGATTTAGGCGCTTCACTCGCAGCACTCGCTTGCATACGTGATTGAGGAGATGGTCGACTTCCTGGTGTTGGAGGTGGAGAACCTGCATCACTTTGACGTCTTTGCATCTTTGCACGATTGCGCTCGATTGCTTTTTGCATCGCCGCACTTCTCGAATTAGACTGATTTGAACTAGTTGAATTTGTAGAGGCACCAGACGACGCTGGACCACGGTTCCTTCCTAGTGAAAATTGCAAACTTACATCCTGTTTTTTGCTAAGCGTTCCTCATGAACACTTTTTTTCCCAATATCAATATTTTAATGCGTTTCAAAAAATGACACAAGTCTTTTTCCGTAGGAAATCTTCTCGTGACGCACCGTCAAAAGCTTTCGGCCATTATGACAGTAAATTAAATCCTTGATCCGTATTAAGTGATTCTACACGAAGCCAAAACTTACGAATTGTAGCTAATTCTTTTAAGTAGAGGTTCAAAGTGCCATCAAGCCCTTTTAAGATGTGAGCATCACTATCTAACTCACCTTCTTCAAATAGTGCTGATAATTCGTCAAATACTCGGTGAAAGCGATCTTTTGGCTTAATAATAAAATGCTTTTCTGAAACATTGTATTCAAGAAAGGACATTTTACTCTCAAGATACTTCTCTAAACGAGAAAATAAGATGCTAGCAATACATACATCACCAATTGGGCCAAGCTTTAAGCGCTGGCCATTTCCTTCAAGTTTATGACTTTTGAAATTAATGCGAATCGCATCATCACTTCTTTGATACCACCAGCTAAAGCCAGGGTCAGAGATATTACAAATGAGATCTTCTTCTAATGGGAATCTCTTATTGAATACCTGATCAAAAATAACCTGAGCAAGGTCAAGGTTATCAACTTCATAATAAAGAGACTTAGAAACTTCATCTTGGTCGATACGAAGAGCTTTTAAGGTCGCAGTATCACCAAT
This window harbors:
- a CDS encoding SLC13 family permease, whose protein sequence is MIKSLYDEFRTEWKNNTAKSVIFQFLGIIAFFLVYTSNLPLEENAKKFLAIFSYVVVQWLLSSTTLFISGLMGVALTVLLGVISFEEAFSSFSSPIIFLFMGGFLLARAMEKLGLDRKISIAILSSKFINGSFNRTLAVIIVVTATFSMWVSNSATAAMMISIAFGILKSFKVKEDITKQYFLLIIGYAATVGGMATPIGSPPNLITMGLLEQHTGQSLTFWDWFKYGLPLSCGFMLILFLYAKSKITESIPKVDKKDLILSLGKDHKISNNEFRLMAIFSLTVFFWFAPTIATFVLGKANALTIYLHKYVTPAMVAIIASCSLFMFPIYSKTKLLEQEDIKKIDWGTLLLFASGLSLGTTLFKTGIAEYVGNNIITIFSNFSFSVILIFIVAITILLTELVSNTAAANILVPILIAAAAKVGFSTTTAAFVIAFSCNMAFMLPVATPPNAIVYGTGLVSMKKMIGFGAILNLIAFVVLCAIVAFF
- the aspS gene encoding aspartate--tRNA ligase — its product is MSQIKGLMRTHNLGELRAEDIGKKVTLCGWVNKNRDLGGLTFIDLRDKFGLTQLNFTNFKGDVDLLKKCHLESVIMIKGEVAKRPEEALNKNMPTGEVEVHVEELEVLSECDINNIPFLPYGATEATEDNKLKYRYLDLRTKKLQDILKLRSKITLDVRNTMHENDFIEVETPILYKSTPEGARDYVVPSRVHPGHVYALPQSPQTLKQLLMIGGTDKYFQICKCFRDEDLRADRQPEFTQVDIEVSFATEEYMKNLATDLMKNIFELESDYEIPVMNYNDAMRDYGSDKPDVRFGLKQHVVSDLFKETEFGVFKNAIESGGMVKAMFVPATMGTFSRKILDGFVNVVKPFGGKGVAFFKVEEGKASGGISKFITDDVLANLSSLPDLDGDSKSGTWLFFADKEEIVHDSADALRRHLGQELKLIENSDKKYAFLWVNDFPCFEADEERLYAKHHPFTSPKLSEMDKFMNEEISVKNEVLKNLPAQAYDLVCNGYELGGGSIRIHNGAVQERMFEVLGMSEEEVEKQFSFFVNALKYGTPPHGGIALGLDRITMVKAGTDNIRDVIAFPKTTTASDMMSNAPSVPSKEQTDELHFSFLK
- a CDS encoding FtsB family cell division protein, whose protein sequence is MQFSLGRNRGPASSGASTNSTSSNQSNSRSAAMQKAIERNRAKMQRRQSDAGSPPPTPGSRPSPQSRMQASAASEAPKSSGSSVLAKLREQRMAKEAQASASGARRASMSAPSSSARPSTTASAATRKPITDSNNIEMSSPLRKKTTAPAAPTYAQQSEAKSLTKPKAKVSAKRKVKSKSRKKGEVTSWGVKLCWGFCLFLLGRLIFSQGGVIEYFDKKSTLDQAYHEAHLLKEENAGLMKELELIRTNNKYKKKLVRDHLGYIARDEYLILFPENSETSVRGLSSI
- a CDS encoding DUF192 domain-containing protein, whose amino-acid sequence is MKFIANSTHILSIFFYSVVLFYATPSHAQFINKKWGVNTMITPSKKEIKVSWAVSEKEKRQGLSGLKSEAMKEDEGLLFVYRRMMPLKFWMPNTFFDLDIIFLDKNFKVVAIETLPHYPGRENPKKIPITKPYQSQFVLELHAGMAKKLKITKGSQLKWKKALSQKFLNSLGIE